From the genome of Polyangiaceae bacterium, one region includes:
- a CDS encoding tetratricopeptide repeat protein: MSRGWSPLLLTLALGTACGTPPRADQRAAMLVQKGRLEEAARLLREQLAREPDDHRARQQLIRTLALSGDMSAVKREVDAFATRVGPRDPRPWIELGHAFEIGHSYEEALAAYDRAAQIAPKDPLGPRTGGMRAARWGEAELAKPRLEEALRRDARDAEVWHALGLVRLRLGDSAGAELAYRSGLAADPTALENRVGLATVALLRKDDEAALREYDAILAQRPRFADAQLGRAYALLRLGRLEDAELAVAAAERGGASPGVIRRQRSLLQRLKSRQKPQTNR, encoded by the coding sequence GTGTCTCGCGGCTGGTCCCCCCTTCTGCTCACCTTGGCGCTCGGCACCGCGTGCGGAACCCCGCCACGAGCAGACCAACGCGCAGCGATGCTGGTGCAAAAGGGGCGACTCGAAGAGGCCGCGCGGCTATTGCGCGAGCAACTGGCGAGAGAGCCTGACGATCACCGGGCGCGGCAGCAGCTGATCCGAACCCTGGCCCTCAGCGGCGACATGTCCGCGGTCAAGCGTGAGGTGGACGCTTTCGCGACTCGCGTCGGCCCCCGCGACCCGCGGCCCTGGATCGAACTGGGACACGCCTTCGAGATCGGGCACAGCTACGAGGAAGCGCTGGCAGCCTACGATCGCGCGGCGCAGATCGCGCCGAAGGATCCCCTAGGTCCCCGCACCGGTGGCATGCGCGCGGCGCGTTGGGGTGAGGCAGAGCTGGCGAAGCCGCGTCTGGAAGAGGCCCTGCGCCGCGATGCGCGCGACGCGGAAGTCTGGCACGCGCTCGGGCTGGTGCGTCTGCGGCTCGGCGATAGCGCCGGAGCCGAGCTCGCCTACCGATCCGGGTTGGCTGCTGATCCGACCGCCCTGGAGAACCGCGTGGGCCTTGCCACGGTAGCGCTGCTTCGCAAGGACGACGAAGCAGCGCTTCGCGAGTACGACGCGATCCTGGCGCAGCGTCCCCGCTTCGCTGACGCGCAACTTGGGAGGGCCTACGCTCTGCTGCGGTTGGGGCGTCTGGAAGACGCAGAGCTGGCCGTCGCCGCGGCCGAGCGCGGGGGCGCTTCACCCGGGGTGATTCGCCGCCAACGCTCCCTGCTGCAGCGCCTGAAATCCCGGCAAAAGCCGCAGACAAATCGCTGA
- a CDS encoding 3-hydroxyacyl-CoA dehydrogenase NAD-binding domain-containing protein translates to MNAENIRSIFVIGAGQMGGGIAQVAAQHGYEVRLADADQARAQGGKEKIAKILGKQVDKGKLAAADRDQALERIVAVGGTDGIDKADLVVEAATENLELKTALFVDADKRMKPGAILASNTSSISITRLAGKTNRPSEVIGMHFMNPVPLMKLVEIVRGVQTSDATTTTIQALAEKLGKTVITSKDQPGFVVNRMLVPFLNEACFALQEGLGTPEDIDQGAKLGLNHPMGPLELADLIGLDTLLFIAEVLHREFGDDKYRPATLLRNLVAAGWFGRKVGRGFYVYDERGQKVGRAFER, encoded by the coding sequence ATGAACGCCGAAAACATCCGCAGCATTTTCGTAATTGGAGCAGGCCAGATGGGGGGCGGCATCGCGCAAGTGGCCGCGCAGCACGGCTACGAAGTCAGGCTGGCCGATGCAGATCAAGCGCGCGCCCAAGGGGGCAAGGAGAAGATCGCGAAGATCCTCGGCAAGCAGGTGGACAAGGGCAAGCTAGCAGCTGCGGACCGAGATCAAGCCCTCGAGCGCATCGTCGCCGTCGGGGGAACGGACGGTATCGACAAGGCAGATCTAGTGGTGGAAGCCGCCACCGAGAATCTGGAGCTGAAGACCGCGCTGTTCGTAGACGCCGACAAGCGCATGAAGCCAGGCGCGATCTTGGCATCCAACACCTCCAGCATTTCCATCACGCGCCTGGCGGGGAAGACCAATCGCCCGAGTGAGGTGATCGGGATGCATTTCATGAACCCCGTGCCCCTGATGAAACTAGTGGAAATCGTACGCGGTGTTCAGACGAGCGACGCGACCACTACGACGATTCAGGCCCTCGCGGAGAAGCTCGGCAAGACCGTGATCACGAGCAAAGATCAGCCGGGGTTCGTGGTCAACCGCATGCTGGTGCCGTTCTTGAACGAGGCGTGCTTCGCTCTGCAAGAGGGGCTCGGCACTCCCGAAGACATCGACCAGGGAGCCAAACTGGGACTGAACCATCCCATGGGTCCCCTGGAGCTCGCGGACCTGATCGGACTCGACACGCTGCTCTTCATTGCCGAAGTACTCCACCGTGAGTTCGGCGACGACAAGTACCGCCCCGCCACGTTGCTGCGCAACCTGGTCGCCGCGGGCTGGTTCGGCCGTAAGGTCGGTCGCGGCTTCTACGTGTATGACGAGCGAGGGCAGAAAGTCGGCCGCGCTTTCGAGCGTTGA
- a CDS encoding enoyl-CoA hydratase-related protein, with protein sequence MYETILCEEVGGIAQVTVNRPEKLNALSRKVVAELTAAFEALANGSTRVAILTGAGDKAFVAGADIKEMSDMTSAEAKAFSDAGHRLGYALELAPFPVIAAVNGFALGGGCELALACDFIYASDNARFGQPEVNLGLMPGFGGTQRLARRVGLGRARELVYGADAIKAEEAARIGLVNAVVPQAELLDRVRAVAQKIAGKAPLAVAASKRVMARAADADLPLANELEATAFSALFGSADMREGTRAFMDKRAAEFTGK encoded by the coding sequence ATGTACGAGACAATCTTGTGCGAGGAAGTCGGCGGCATAGCGCAGGTCACGGTGAATCGCCCCGAAAAGCTCAACGCCTTGTCGCGAAAAGTCGTGGCCGAGCTGACTGCCGCGTTCGAGGCCTTGGCGAACGGCTCGACCCGAGTCGCGATCCTCACGGGCGCCGGCGACAAGGCCTTCGTGGCGGGGGCCGACATCAAGGAGATGTCGGACATGACGTCGGCTGAGGCCAAGGCGTTCTCGGATGCCGGCCACCGCCTGGGCTACGCCTTGGAATTGGCTCCATTCCCCGTGATCGCCGCCGTCAACGGCTTCGCGCTCGGGGGTGGCTGTGAGTTGGCGTTGGCGTGCGACTTCATCTACGCCTCGGACAATGCGCGCTTCGGACAGCCCGAAGTGAACCTCGGCTTGATGCCCGGCTTCGGGGGCACGCAGCGTTTGGCGCGGCGAGTGGGGCTCGGCAGGGCGCGAGAGCTGGTGTACGGCGCGGACGCAATCAAAGCCGAGGAAGCGGCGCGCATTGGCCTGGTCAACGCCGTCGTACCCCAAGCAGAGCTCCTGGATCGTGTGCGCGCCGTGGCGCAGAAGATCGCCGGCAAAGCTCCCTTGGCAGTCGCGGCCTCCAAGCGCGTGATGGCGCGAGCCGCAGATGCGGACCTTCCCTTGGCCAACGAGCTCGAAGCAACGGCCTTCAGCGCGCTGTTCGGTAGCGCCGACATGCGCGAAGGCACGCGCGCGTTCATGGACAAACGGGCCGCCGAGTTCACGGGCAAGTGA